One genomic region from Halococcus qingdaonensis encodes:
- the aspS gene encoding aspartate--tRNA(Asn) ligase, producing the protein MNDRTTTASAEPGDDVTVAGWAHEIRDLGGIAFLIVRDRTGKIQVKFEKDAMDDELVETGTEVARESVVSVSGAVEEEERAPTGVEIVPDSVEVIAPADPELPLDPSGKVDAELPTRLDNRTLDLRREEAKAIFEIRAEILRSAREAFRELGSTEITTPKIVATGTEGGTELFPITYFGQEAFMNQSPQLFKQLMVGSGLERVFEVGPIFRAEEHNTPRHLNEATSIDFESAFIDHEEAMDACEQVVRAAYEGVAENCADQLDTLGYDDFEVPDEAFPRLTYEEAIERINATGELDTQLVWGDDLPTEGEKALGDDVSGHYFVTDWPSEIKPFYIKDYDDDAELSTGFDLMAPDMELVSGGQREHRYDQLVEGFEAQGLDPEAFDYYTKMFRYGMPPHAGWAIGGERLVMTMLDLPNIREAVLFPRDRQRLSP; encoded by the coding sequence ATGAACGATCGCACGACCACTGCGAGCGCCGAACCGGGCGACGACGTCACGGTCGCCGGCTGGGCACACGAGATCCGCGATCTGGGTGGCATCGCCTTCCTCATCGTCCGCGACAGGACTGGAAAGATCCAGGTCAAATTCGAGAAGGACGCGATGGACGACGAACTCGTCGAAACCGGCACCGAAGTGGCCCGCGAGAGCGTCGTGTCGGTCTCCGGTGCCGTCGAGGAAGAGGAGCGCGCCCCGACCGGCGTCGAGATCGTCCCTGATTCTGTCGAGGTGATTGCGCCCGCCGATCCCGAACTCCCGCTCGATCCCTCCGGCAAGGTCGACGCCGAGCTCCCGACCCGGCTCGACAACCGCACGCTCGATCTCCGGCGCGAAGAGGCGAAGGCGATCTTCGAGATCCGTGCCGAGATCCTCCGGAGCGCGCGCGAGGCGTTCCGCGAGCTCGGCTCGACGGAGATCACAACGCCGAAGATCGTCGCCACGGGCACCGAGGGCGGTACTGAATTATTCCCGATCACCTACTTCGGTCAGGAGGCGTTCATGAACCAGTCGCCACAGCTGTTCAAGCAGTTGATGGTCGGTAGCGGGCTCGAACGCGTCTTCGAGGTCGGTCCGATCTTCCGTGCGGAGGAGCACAACACGCCCCGGCACCTGAACGAGGCGACCTCGATCGACTTCGAGAGCGCGTTCATCGACCACGAGGAGGCGATGGACGCCTGCGAGCAGGTCGTCCGGGCGGCCTACGAGGGTGTCGCCGAAAACTGCGCCGACCAGCTCGACACTCTCGGCTACGACGACTTCGAGGTGCCCGACGAGGCGTTCCCACGACTCACTTACGAGGAGGCGATCGAACGCATCAACGCGACCGGCGAGCTCGACACCCAACTCGTGTGGGGCGACGATCTGCCGACCGAGGGCGAGAAAGCGCTCGGTGACGACGTCAGCGGTCACTACTTCGTCACCGACTGGCCGAGCGAGATCAAGCCGTTCTACATCAAGGACTACGACGACGATGCGGAGCTCTCGACGGGCTTCGACCTGATGGCTCCCGACATGGAACTCGTCTCGGGCGGCCAGCGTGAACACCGCTACGATCAGCTCGTCGAGGGGTTCGAGGCCCAAGGACTCGATCCCGAGGCGTTCGACTACTACACGAAGATGTTCAGATACGGGATGCCGCCCCACGCCGGCTGGGCGATCGGCGGCGAACGCCTCGTGATGACGATGCTCGATCTGCCGAACATCCGTGAAGCCGTTCTGTTCCCGCGAGACAGGCAACGCCTGTCGCCGTAG
- a CDS encoding pantoate kinase, producing the protein MAAPECQQESNAEPQAFVPGHVTGLFSVHPADDPRKAGSRGAGLALSAGVTVTVAPSDEPTVELDGAAVGMEAVTGTLDRLDVSAAVRVESDLPVSAGFGVSGGAALGAALAANEQFDLGRTENELVSVAHAAEVAAGTGLGDVVAQARGGAPLRCEPGAPGHGGLDGIATPPTRIEYVSFGGRSTGEIIGGDVETLTQAGERALAALRDAPTLSKLFACSRAFAADADLLTPPVERTIDAVRAVDGEAAMAMLGETVIALGDGLTRAGYDPASCEIDRAGARLV; encoded by the coding sequence ATGGCGGCTCCTGAATGCCAACAGGAATCGAACGCCGAGCCGCAGGCGTTCGTTCCGGGGCACGTCACGGGGCTGTTCAGCGTCCATCCGGCCGACGATCCCCGAAAGGCGGGATCGCGGGGTGCGGGTCTCGCACTGTCGGCCGGGGTGACGGTGACGGTCGCGCCGTCCGACGAGCCGACCGTCGAACTCGACGGCGCGGCAGTCGGGATGGAGGCCGTGACGGGCACGCTCGATCGGCTCGACGTGAGTGCTGCGGTGCGCGTGGAGAGCGACCTCCCGGTGAGCGCCGGCTTCGGCGTCTCGGGCGGTGCGGCGCTCGGCGCGGCGCTCGCAGCGAACGAGCAGTTCGATCTCGGACGGACGGAAAACGAACTCGTGAGCGTCGCCCACGCCGCGGAGGTCGCGGCGGGGACCGGTCTCGGCGACGTGGTCGCCCAAGCCCGTGGCGGGGCACCGCTCCGCTGCGAGCCGGGTGCACCCGGCCACGGGGGGCTCGACGGGATCGCCACGCCGCCGACCCGCATCGAGTACGTCTCCTTCGGCGGGCGCTCGACGGGCGAGATCATCGGTGGCGACGTCGAGACGCTCACGCAGGCCGGCGAGCGGGCGCTCGCGGCGCTGCGCGACGCACCGACGCTCTCGAAACTGTTCGCTTGCTCGCGGGCGTTCGCCGCGGACGCCGATCTACTCACCCCACCCGTCGAGCGGACCATCGACGCCGTTCGAGCGGTGGACGGTGAGGCGGCGATGGCGATGCTCGGCGAGACGGTGATCGCCCTCGGCGACGGGCTGACGCGGGCCGGCTACGATCCCGCGAGCTGCGAGATCGACCGTGCGGGCGCACGACTGGTGTAA
- a CDS encoding phosphoglycerol geranylgeranyltransferase: MSAPWTEWDHIVKIDPDKSLVDSESYEDVCRTGTDAIEVGGTTGMTEEKMQAVVEACSEHDVPLYIEPGVDATVVHTDSLDGYLIPIVFNAGDVSWMTGAHKEWVRLDDGIDWARTNTEAYIVLNPDSSVATYTQANCDLDAADVAAYATIAERMFGQEIVYVEYSGTFGDPEIVAAAGDALDEATLFYGGGIHDYDSAHEMGERADTVVVGDLVHDEGVDAVRETVRGATDAN; the protein is encoded by the coding sequence ATGAGCGCGCCGTGGACCGAGTGGGATCACATCGTGAAAATCGACCCGGACAAGAGCCTCGTCGACAGCGAGAGCTACGAGGACGTCTGCCGGACGGGCACGGATGCCATTGAGGTCGGCGGGACAACCGGGATGACCGAGGAGAAGATGCAGGCGGTCGTCGAGGCGTGCAGCGAGCACGACGTCCCCCTCTACATCGAACCCGGCGTCGACGCGACCGTCGTCCACACCGACTCGCTCGACGGCTATCTCATCCCGATCGTGTTCAACGCCGGCGATGTCTCCTGGATGACCGGCGCACACAAGGAGTGGGTGCGCCTCGACGACGGCATCGACTGGGCGCGCACCAACACCGAGGCGTACATCGTCCTCAACCCCGATTCGTCGGTGGCGACGTACACGCAGGCGAACTGCGATCTCGACGCCGCGGACGTCGCGGCCTACGCCACGATCGCCGAGCGGATGTTCGGCCAGGAGATCGTCTACGTCGAATACTCGGGCACGTTCGGTGATCCCGAGATCGTGGCCGCCGCCGGCGATGCACTCGACGAGGCGACCCTCTTCTACGGTGGTGGCATCCACGACTACGACTCCGCCCACGAGATGGGCGAACGGGCGGACACGGTCGTCGTCGGCGATCTCGTCCACGACGAAGGCGTCGATGCCGTACGGGAGACCGTTCGCGGCGCGACGGACGCGAACTGA
- a CDS encoding inorganic phosphate transporter: protein MVAFGTLAILAVATLASLFMAWTIGAGSSGSTPFAPAVGARAISVMRAGFLVGILGLLGAILQGANVADAVGTGLVGGLTLSPTAATVLLLLAAGLVAIGIFTGYPIATAFTVTGAVVGVGLGLGGSPVWPKYVEIGTLWVLVPFVGGGIAYVTARVLRHESIPERYTIPALGAIIGLIVANIPFTLLGSDSSGASIAVAATAELPLSSAIGQGLVSVLIAVAVAGALVWDLNSDIEGAERHFLLALGGLVAFSAGGSQVGLAVGPLLAAVNGTALPITISLFALLVFGGIGLLAGSWMGAPRMIKAIAQDYSSLGPRRSIAALIPSFAIAQTAVVFGIPVSFNEIIVSAVVGSGFAAGGAGVSTRKMVNTVLAWIGSLALALALGYGLITVIQLF, encoded by the coding sequence ATGGTCGCGTTCGGAACGCTCGCGATTCTCGCCGTGGCGACGCTCGCGAGCCTGTTCATGGCGTGGACGATCGGTGCCGGCTCGTCGGGATCGACGCCGTTCGCGCCCGCGGTCGGCGCGCGGGCGATCTCTGTGATGCGCGCGGGCTTTCTCGTCGGCATCCTCGGATTGCTCGGGGCGATCTTGCAGGGCGCGAACGTCGCCGACGCGGTGGGAACGGGACTCGTGGGTGGGCTCACGCTCTCGCCGACCGCGGCCACGGTACTGCTCCTGCTCGCGGCCGGACTGGTCGCGATCGGCATCTTCACCGGCTATCCGATCGCGACGGCGTTCACCGTAACGGGCGCGGTCGTCGGCGTCGGGCTCGGGCTCGGCGGCAGCCCGGTCTGGCCGAAGTACGTCGAAATCGGCACGCTGTGGGTACTCGTCCCGTTCGTCGGCGGCGGCATCGCGTACGTCACCGCGCGCGTGCTCCGTCACGAGTCGATCCCCGAACGATACACGATCCCGGCGCTCGGGGCCATCATCGGTCTCATCGTCGCCAACATCCCGTTTACGCTGCTCGGGTCGGACAGTAGCGGTGCGTCGATCGCCGTGGCCGCGACGGCGGAGCTACCGCTCTCGTCGGCGATCGGCCAGGGGCTCGTCTCGGTTCTCATCGCCGTGGCGGTCGCGGGCGCGCTCGTCTGGGATCTGAATTCGGACATCGAGGGGGCCGAGCGCCACTTCCTGCTCGCACTCGGCGGGCTCGTGGCGTTCTCGGCCGGCGGGAGTCAAGTCGGGCTGGCCGTCGGACCGCTGCTCGCGGCGGTCAATGGAACCGCGCTCCCGATCACGATCTCGCTGTTCGCGCTACTCGTCTTCGGCGGGATCGGCCTGCTCGCAGGTTCGTGGATGGGCGCGCCGCGAATGATCAAGGCTATCGCACAGGATTATTCCTCACTCGGCCCGCGGCGCTCGATCGCGGCGCTCATTCCGTCGTTCGCCATCGCCCAGACCGCCGTCGTCTTCGGCATCCCCGTCTCGTTCAACGAGATCATCGTCAGTGCAGTCGTTGGCAGCGGCTTTGCGGCCGGCGGGGCCGGCGTCAGCACGCGCAAGATGGTGAACACGGTGCTCGCGTGGATCGGCTCGCTCGCACTCGCACTCGCGCTCGGCTACGGACTGATAACCGTCATTCAACTGTTCTGA
- a CDS encoding DNA topoisomerase I, whose product MELLITEKETAASNIAAILSEGSADVERRNGVNVYKWGGRRCVGLSGHVVENDFPPEYANWRDVEPVELLDADVVVEPHESRENIVRTLRLLARDADGVIIATDYDREGELIGKEAADIVREVSDAPIKRARFSSFAEREVREAFDNLDDLDYDLAAAGEARQEIDLVWGAALTRFLSLTAKQRGNDFISVGRVQSPTLKLIVDRERKIQAFDPETYWELFSDLRKDDTVFEVQYFDREAGRGTDRLWDESVAAEVDDALGEASAATVQEVSRRTRTDDPPSPMNTTQYIRAAGSLGYSAQRAMSLAEELYTAGYITYPRTDNTVYPDDLDIEELLEGFTNHREFGEDAEALLESEEIVPTEGDEETTDHPPIHPTGELPSASELGDDEREIYELVVRRFFATVADPAEWEHLRVTAAIDEHHLKANGKRLVEPGYHAVYPYFNTSENHVPELDEGEELPIEDVRSEEKETQPPRRRGQSRLIERMEQMGIGTKATRHNTIEKLYDRGYIESDPPRPTKLAEAVVEAAEQFADRVVSEAMTSQLETDMAAIADGETGLEDVTQESREMLSTVFDALRDSREEIGEHLRKSLKADKTLGPCPDCGADLLVRKSRHGSSFVGCDGYPDCEFTLPLPSAGEPLILDETCDEHDLRNVKMLDGRSTFVHGCPLCAAEEADAEADRVIGDCPECGDEHGGELAIKTLRTGSRLVGCTRYPDCEYSLPLPRRGEIEVTDEFCDEHDLPELVVHSGDEPWELGCPICNYHEYQARQSVGDLVDLDGVGEKTVEKLAAVGIESLDDLRESEADSIAESVQGVSAENVRSWQAKAD is encoded by the coding sequence GTGGAGCTGCTGATAACCGAGAAGGAGACCGCCGCGAGCAACATCGCCGCAATCCTGAGCGAGGGCAGCGCCGACGTCGAGCGACGCAACGGCGTCAACGTCTACAAATGGGGTGGGCGGCGCTGCGTCGGCCTCTCGGGCCACGTCGTCGAGAACGACTTCCCGCCCGAATACGCGAACTGGCGCGACGTCGAACCCGTCGAGCTGCTCGACGCCGACGTGGTGGTCGAACCCCACGAGAGCCGCGAGAACATCGTCCGTACGCTCAGGCTGCTCGCGAGGGATGCCGACGGCGTGATCATCGCCACCGACTACGACCGCGAGGGCGAACTGATCGGCAAGGAGGCCGCCGACATCGTTCGCGAGGTCTCCGACGCGCCGATCAAGCGCGCACGGTTCTCCTCGTTCGCCGAGCGCGAGGTGCGCGAGGCGTTCGACAATCTCGACGACCTGGATTACGATCTCGCGGCGGCGGGCGAAGCCAGACAGGAGATCGACCTCGTGTGGGGCGCGGCACTGACCCGATTCCTCTCGCTGACGGCCAAACAGCGCGGGAACGACTTCATCAGCGTCGGCCGGGTGCAGTCGCCGACCCTCAAACTCATCGTCGACCGCGAGCGGAAGATCCAGGCGTTCGATCCCGAGACCTACTGGGAGCTGTTCAGCGACCTTCGCAAGGACGACACCGTCTTCGAGGTCCAGTATTTCGACCGCGAGGCGGGTCGCGGCACCGATCGCCTCTGGGACGAGTCGGTCGCGGCGGAGGTTGACGACGCACTCGGTGAGGCGAGCGCGGCGACAGTTCAAGAGGTCAGTCGTCGCACCCGTACCGACGACCCGCCGAGTCCGATGAACACCACCCAGTACATCCGCGCAGCGGGCTCGCTCGGCTACTCGGCCCAGCGCGCGATGAGCCTCGCCGAGGAGCTCTACACGGCGGGCTACATCACCTATCCGCGAACCGATAACACCGTCTACCCCGACGACCTCGACATCGAGGAGCTCTTGGAGGGGTTCACGAACCATCGCGAGTTCGGCGAGGATGCAGAGGCGCTGCTGGAGAGCGAGGAGATCGTTCCGACCGAGGGTGACGAGGAGACGACCGACCACCCGCCGATCCACCCCACGGGCGAACTCCCGTCGGCGTCCGAGCTCGGCGACGACGAACGGGAGATCTACGAACTGGTCGTCAGACGATTCTTCGCGACGGTGGCCGACCCCGCCGAGTGGGAGCATCTCCGCGTGACCGCCGCCATCGACGAGCACCACCTGAAAGCCAACGGCAAGCGACTCGTCGAACCGGGCTACCACGCCGTCTATCCGTATTTCAACACTTCAGAGAACCACGTGCCGGAGCTCGACGAGGGCGAGGAGCTGCCGATCGAGGACGTGCGCTCCGAAGAGAAGGAGACCCAGCCGCCACGCCGGCGCGGCCAGTCCAGACTCATCGAGCGCATGGAGCAGATGGGAATCGGTACGAAAGCCACCCGACACAACACGATCGAGAAGCTCTACGATCGGGGCTACATCGAGAGCGATCCGCCCCGCCCGACGAAGCTCGCCGAGGCGGTCGTCGAGGCGGCCGAGCAGTTCGCCGACCGCGTGGTGAGTGAGGCGATGACGAGCCAGCTCGAAACCGACATGGCGGCCATCGCCGACGGCGAGACGGGCCTGGAGGACGTCACTCAGGAATCGCGCGAGATGCTGTCGACCGTCTTCGACGCGCTCCGCGACTCGCGCGAGGAGATTGGCGAACACCTCAGAAAATCGCTCAAGGCCGACAAAACGCTGGGTCCGTGCCCCGACTGCGGCGCGGACCTGCTCGTGCGAAAGAGTCGCCACGGCTCCTCGTTCGTCGGCTGTGACGGCTATCCCGACTGCGAGTTCACGCTGCCGCTCCCCTCGGCGGGCGAGCCGCTGATCCTCGACGAGACGTGTGACGAGCACGACCTGCGGAACGTGAAGATGCTCGACGGCCGGAGCACCTTCGTGCATGGCTGTCCGCTCTGTGCTGCCGAGGAGGCCGACGCCGAGGCCGACCGCGTCATCGGGGACTGCCCCGAGTGCGGTGACGAGCACGGTGGCGAACTCGCGATCAAGACCCTCAGGACCGGCTCGCGGCTCGTCGGCTGCACGCGCTATCCCGACTGCGAGTATTCGCTTCCCCTCCCGCGGCGCGGCGAGATCGAGGTCACCGACGAGTTCTGCGACGAGCACGACCTTCCCGAACTGGTCGTCCACAGCGGCGACGAGCCCTGGGAACTGGGCTGTCCGATCTGTAACTACCACGAGTACCAGGCCCGGCAGTCGGTCGGCGATCTCGTGGATCTCGATGGAGTGGGCGAGAAGACTGTCGAGAAACTGGCGGCGGTCGGCATCGAGAGCCTCGACGATCTCCGGGAGAGCGAGGCCGATTCGATCGCCGAGTCGGTCCAGGGCGTGAGCGCCGAGAACGTGCGCAGCTGGCAAGCGAAGGCCGACTGA